A region from the Desulfomarina profundi genome encodes:
- the ccsB gene encoding c-type cytochrome biogenesis protein CcsB, with protein MDSSQLLGITTFTYLFSTLLYVAIFVFKAPRLGTPATLFTFLAWVIQTAGLILRWKESYNLGFGHAPLTNMYESVVFFAWVIIILYLAIEWKFKTKVIGAFAVPFAFLAMAYASFSTDISKTINPLVPALQSNWLIAHVVTCFVGYAAFAVAAALGIMYLMKSREAGRQTGESSSLLSSLPPLKTIDDITHKTMVFGFIWLSGGIITGAIWANSAWGTYWSWDPKETWSLITWFLYAITLHAKYTRGWSGTKIAFLSIFGFVAVLFTYYGVNFLLAGLHSYGSS; from the coding sequence ATGGATAGTTCACAGCTTCTTGGAATAACAACATTTACTTATCTTTTTTCAACACTGCTCTATGTGGCCATCTTTGTTTTTAAAGCTCCCAGACTGGGTACACCGGCCACTCTCTTTACCTTTCTCGCCTGGGTTATACAGACGGCAGGCCTGATTCTTCGCTGGAAAGAGTCATATAATCTGGGATTTGGCCACGCACCACTGACCAATATGTATGAATCAGTGGTTTTTTTCGCCTGGGTAATTATTATTCTCTACCTGGCAATTGAATGGAAATTCAAAACTAAAGTTATCGGAGCATTTGCTGTACCTTTCGCCTTTCTTGCCATGGCATACGCATCCTTTTCCACTGATATCAGTAAGACTATCAACCCCCTGGTACCGGCACTGCAATCAAACTGGCTTATAGCTCATGTAGTCACTTGCTTTGTCGGTTACGCAGCTTTTGCTGTTGCTGCTGCACTGGGAATCATGTATCTGATGAAAAGTCGGGAAGCCGGACGTCAGACCGGGGAATCTTCTTCTCTTTTAAGCTCATTACCACCCCTGAAAACTATCGATGATATAACTCATAAAACAATGGTATTCGGATTTATCTGGTTGAGCGGTGGAATCATTACCGGTGCAATCTGGGCTAATTCCGCCTGGGGAACCTACTGGAGCTGGGATCCCAAGGAAACCTGGTCACTTATCACGTGGTTTCTTTATGCCATAACTCTTCACGCAAAATATACAAGGGGATGGAGTGGCACTAAAATTGCTTTTCTCTCCATTTTCGGCTTTGTTGCAGTCCTTTTTACCTACTACGGTGTAAACTTTCTCCTTGCCGGTCTCCACAGTTATGGCTCAAGCTGA
- a CDS encoding cytochrome c3 family protein, whose protein sequence is MFKKIFACSVISFFVLCGTAILSTAGTDTGPAELTIVSTHSKKPKPALFPHKKHQDKFKCAECHHGIKDGKQVPYAEGMEIKKCDNCHNKDVLKGKKKGKLKLDTIKGAGHGNCLACHKAMAKKDKKLKKITKCSNCHPKKKK, encoded by the coding sequence ATGTTTAAAAAAATTTTTGCCTGCAGTGTAATATCCTTTTTCGTACTGTGTGGTACTGCAATTCTTTCAACTGCCGGTACGGATACCGGCCCTGCTGAACTCACTATTGTTTCAACCCACTCCAAAAAGCCAAAGCCTGCCCTTTTCCCCCACAAGAAGCATCAGGATAAGTTCAAATGTGCAGAATGTCACCACGGAATAAAAGATGGAAAGCAGGTTCCCTACGCCGAAGGTATGGAAATTAAAAAATGTGACAACTGTCACAACAAGGATGTTCTGAAAGGAAAGAAAAAAGGAAAACTGAAACTGGATACAATTAAAGGCGCAGGCCATGGTAATTGCCTCGCCTGTCATAAGGCAATGGCAAAAAAAGATAAAAAACTGAAGAAAATTACCAAATGCAGTAACTGCCACCCTAAAAAGAAAAAATAA
- the glyS gene encoding glycine--tRNA ligase subunit beta produces the protein MRDLLFEIGTEEIPASFLQPALEQLRDKFSRKAEELKIGHGHIKVMGTPRRLALCVKNVVKKQEDIQEKLLGPSKAAGFDKDGNPTPAALGFARSKGASVNDLQVVDTPKGEYLMLVREVSGQQTLLLLPGLLQEIILELSFPKSMRWGSYHHAFARPIQWLVALFGEEIIPVQHEGLQAGDCSCGHRFNANRFEKITNCDEYEKQLADMFVIVDPEKRRAKVIDEITSAVLESDHIQDGEVLVDQNLVDTVTNLVETPYGICGSFDDKFLQLPPDVLITSMREHQKYFPVVNKNGSLLPGFVAVNNTRVNQDDLTRKGHQRVLRARLEDALFFYNSDKETPLESRREKLNGIIFQAKLGTMYEKSERLVKLVRLLAEQVDSQLADRACRAAELCKCDLLSDMVGEFPSLQGIMGEAYAINDGEDKVVATAVREHYMPKRAEADIPATDAGALLGLADRFDTLVGCFGIGQIPSGNTDPFGLRRISLAILHIIEGKGYVISLQETVHKALALYGDKVNGSSETVDTIIEFIKRRFIHDCTGAEKFNSGSVSAVVSVVFDEVNDCLKRIRAFDAIRREPSFTVLAASYKRIRNIIKDNSDTEVSTGLFVEVAEKQLYSLFLEVADKMKDFINRQEYEKALKVMLEMKEPVDSFFDDVMVMAEDKDIRRNRLNLLTAIGELILQIGDISKMQE, from the coding sequence ATGCGAGACTTACTATTTGAAATTGGAACGGAAGAGATACCGGCAAGTTTTCTTCAACCTGCCTTGGAACAGCTGCGTGATAAATTCAGTCGGAAGGCTGAAGAATTGAAGATCGGGCATGGTCACATTAAAGTGATGGGAACGCCGAGAAGACTGGCCCTGTGCGTGAAAAATGTTGTTAAAAAGCAGGAAGACATACAGGAAAAGCTGCTTGGACCATCAAAGGCTGCCGGTTTTGACAAGGATGGTAACCCTACTCCGGCCGCATTGGGTTTTGCCAGATCAAAAGGTGCATCAGTCAATGATCTTCAGGTAGTCGACACACCCAAAGGTGAGTATCTGATGCTGGTCAGGGAGGTTTCAGGGCAACAGACTCTCTTACTGCTGCCTGGACTCCTGCAGGAAATTATTCTTGAGCTTTCTTTTCCTAAATCAATGCGGTGGGGAAGTTATCATCATGCCTTTGCCAGGCCCATTCAATGGTTGGTGGCACTTTTTGGCGAAGAGATAATTCCTGTTCAGCATGAGGGACTGCAGGCGGGAGATTGCAGCTGTGGACATCGTTTTAATGCCAATAGATTCGAAAAGATCACAAACTGTGATGAATACGAAAAGCAGTTGGCCGATATGTTTGTCATTGTGGATCCTGAAAAAAGAAGGGCAAAGGTGATTGATGAAATAACCAGTGCTGTTCTTGAATCTGATCATATTCAGGATGGAGAGGTACTTGTTGATCAAAACCTTGTGGATACGGTGACTAATCTTGTGGAGACTCCATACGGTATCTGCGGGAGTTTTGATGATAAATTTCTTCAGCTCCCTCCTGATGTTCTCATAACATCCATGAGGGAACATCAGAAATATTTTCCTGTTGTGAATAAAAACGGTTCCCTGCTTCCCGGCTTTGTTGCTGTCAATAATACCAGGGTCAATCAGGATGATTTGACACGTAAGGGGCACCAGAGGGTGTTGCGTGCAAGACTTGAAGATGCCCTTTTTTTCTATAATTCCGACAAAGAAACGCCGCTGGAATCAAGGCGTGAAAAACTGAATGGAATAATCTTTCAGGCTAAACTCGGTACCATGTATGAAAAGAGCGAGAGACTGGTGAAACTTGTCCGTCTCCTGGCAGAGCAGGTCGATTCACAGCTTGCGGACAGGGCATGTCGTGCAGCCGAATTATGTAAATGTGATCTTTTAAGTGATATGGTTGGAGAATTTCCTTCCCTGCAGGGGATAATGGGAGAAGCCTATGCCATAAATGATGGTGAGGACAAAGTTGTTGCCACTGCCGTGAGAGAACATTATATGCCCAAACGTGCGGAAGCTGATATCCCTGCTACTGATGCGGGTGCTTTGCTCGGACTGGCCGACAGATTTGATACTCTTGTCGGTTGTTTCGGAATAGGCCAGATTCCAAGCGGGAACACAGATCCTTTTGGGTTGAGGAGAATATCTCTTGCTATCTTGCACATTATCGAAGGAAAGGGATATGTGATATCACTGCAAGAGACAGTTCATAAAGCTCTGGCCCTGTATGGAGACAAGGTAAACGGTAGCAGTGAAACGGTTGATACCATAATTGAATTTATCAAACGGCGTTTTATTCATGACTGCACTGGAGCGGAAAAGTTTAACAGTGGTTCGGTAAGTGCTGTGGTCAGTGTTGTTTTTGATGAAGTCAACGATTGCCTGAAAAGAATCAGGGCATTTGATGCTATTCGCAGGGAACCGTCATTTACGGTTCTTGCAGCATCCTATAAAAGAATCAGAAATATTATCAAGGATAACAGTGACACCGAGGTGTCAACCGGGCTTTTTGTTGAAGTTGCCGAGAAACAACTCTATTCGCTGTTTCTGGAAGTAGCTGATAAAATGAAAGATTTTATCAACCGGCAGGAATATGAAAAGGCACTCAAAGTCATGTTGGAGATGAAGGAACCCGTAGACAGTTTCTTCGATGATGTTATGGTAATGGCTGAGGATAAAGACATTCGAAGGAACAGACTGAATCTGTTAACTGCTATAGGGGAGCTGATCCTGCAGATTGGTGATATTTCCAAGATGCAGGAATAA
- a CDS encoding GTP cyclohydrolase I FolE2, with amino-acid sequence MKDIQSLSDSRRINIKKVGVKTVSYPITVLDKAQHRQHTIATANMYVNLPHRFKGTHMSRFVEILNEFHGEITLQSFHRILAKMKSRLEAEASHLELEFPYFLKKNRNNGSSVLGNYNCSMHGSFEEEDDLQLRVEVPISLPMVEEKINRLPGSFGNWGRAEVCVRFNQFYWIEDLILLIEKAVEEEIETQAVKVRKNLSVEQLTRRVGESLESIEAIAWFSVTVHNFGEDCSTFATLESC; translated from the coding sequence ATGAAAGATATACAAAGTCTGTCGGACAGCAGAAGGATCAATATAAAAAAAGTTGGAGTTAAGACAGTTTCCTATCCTATAACTGTGCTCGATAAAGCTCAGCACAGGCAGCATACCATTGCAACGGCCAACATGTATGTCAATCTGCCTCACAGGTTCAAGGGAACCCATATGAGCAGGTTCGTGGAAATACTGAATGAATTTCACGGTGAAATCACCCTGCAGAGTTTTCATAGAATTTTGGCAAAGATGAAAAGCCGTCTTGAGGCGGAGGCTTCTCACCTGGAACTGGAATTTCCTTATTTCCTGAAAAAAAATCGAAACAACGGTTCTTCAGTCCTCGGAAATTACAACTGTTCCATGCACGGTTCCTTTGAAGAGGAAGATGACCTGCAGCTGCGGGTGGAGGTACCCATCAGTTTGCCGATGGTTGAGGAAAAAATCAATCGTCTGCCCGGATCATTCGGGAACTGGGGGAGGGCTGAGGTGTGTGTACGGTTCAACCAGTTTTACTGGATAGAAGATCTTATTCTGCTGATTGAAAAGGCAGTGGAAGAAGAAATTGAAACACAGGCAGTAAAAGTAAGGAAGAATCTTTCCGTTGAGCAGTTGACAAGAAGAGTAGGGGAAAGTCTGGAGAGCATTGAGGCTATCGCCTGGTTTTCCGTCACTGTGCATAATTTTGGTGAAGATTGCTCAACTTTTGCCACATTGGAATCGTGTTGA
- a CDS encoding response regulator: MKRILLVDDEENIQIVYREEFEDDGYEVISAMNGMEGLEKFSANRPDIVILDIQMPEMNGIEVLRKMKMLDPSVPVILSSAYQEFKRDLGSWASDAYIVKSGDISELKNAVGKLLGEER, encoded by the coding sequence GTGAAACGGATTTTGCTGGTTGATGATGAAGAGAATATACAGATAGTTTACAGGGAAGAATTTGAAGATGACGGGTATGAGGTTATATCCGCCATGAATGGTATGGAAGGTCTGGAAAAGTTCTCTGCCAACAGACCGGATATTGTTATTCTCGATATTCAGATGCCGGAAATGAACGGGATAGAAGTGTTGAGAAAAATGAAGATGCTTGACCCTTCGGTTCCGGTTATACTGAGTAGTGCGTATCAGGAATTCAAGCGTGATCTTGGAAGTTGGGCCTCAGATGCATATATTGTGAAATCCGGTGATATCAGTGAGTTGAAAAATGCTGTCGGAAAGTTGCTTGGTGAAGAGAGGTGA
- the galT gene encoding galactose-1-phosphate uridylyltransferase, with product MPELRKDPVLGRWIIISKERSKRPTDFPVEKPRSGGGFCPLCPGNESFTPPEVWSAKSDENGAEGDGSGWMVRVVPNKFPALIIEGDLAKEGVGLYDKMNGIGAHEVIVESPDHEESFSDLPARKMQFVLRAYRERILDLEKDLRFQYVLVFKNHGKAAGASLEHSHSQLIALPILPRMIVSELDGAKSYYSYKERCLFCDIIRQEMQQDVRVVCQNERFIVITPFAPRTPFEMWVLPKHHQSSYCLQSDEELYDLACIFGEALQRLTACIPNVPYNFVLHTEPLRSGGTEYFHWHFEIVPKLTSIAGFEWGSGFYINPLPPEEAATFLRKSLEK from the coding sequence ATGCCAGAATTGCGGAAGGATCCGGTTCTTGGACGATGGATAATTATTTCCAAAGAGAGGAGTAAGAGACCAACAGATTTCCCGGTGGAAAAACCTCGAAGTGGAGGCGGATTCTGTCCGCTCTGCCCAGGAAATGAGTCGTTTACACCTCCTGAAGTATGGTCGGCCAAATCTGATGAAAACGGTGCTGAAGGCGATGGATCAGGCTGGATGGTCCGGGTTGTGCCGAATAAATTTCCAGCCTTGATAATAGAGGGCGATCTGGCCAAGGAAGGTGTCGGTCTCTATGATAAAATGAATGGTATCGGGGCTCATGAGGTGATAGTAGAAAGCCCCGATCATGAAGAATCTTTCTCCGATCTCCCTGCCCGGAAAATGCAGTTTGTTCTCAGGGCTTACAGGGAGCGTATTCTCGACCTCGAAAAAGATTTGAGGTTTCAATACGTACTCGTTTTTAAAAATCACGGAAAAGCTGCAGGTGCATCCCTTGAGCATTCCCATTCCCAGTTGATTGCTCTGCCTATCCTGCCAAGGATGATAGTTTCCGAACTTGATGGAGCAAAATCCTATTACAGTTACAAGGAGCGTTGTCTTTTCTGTGATATAATCCGCCAGGAGATGCAGCAGGATGTGCGGGTTGTCTGTCAGAATGAGCGCTTTATTGTCATTACTCCTTTTGCACCGCGGACTCCATTTGAAATGTGGGTTCTTCCAAAACATCACCAGTCATCATACTGTCTGCAGAGTGATGAAGAACTCTATGATCTGGCATGTATTTTTGGTGAAGCTCTGCAGAGGCTTACTGCCTGTATTCCCAATGTACCTTATAATTTTGTATTGCACACCGAACCTCTTCGGAGCGGAGGAACAGAATATTTCCACTGGCATTTTGAAATAGTTCCTAAACTGACATCCATTGCAGGTTTTGAATGGGGTTCCGGTTTTTATATCAATCCACTGCCTCCTGAAGAAGCGGCAACATTCCTGAGAAAGTCTCTGGAAAAATAA
- the dksA gene encoding RNA polymerase-binding protein DksA, with translation MNKEQLDKFRSQLLQKRDEILAEAGKTLSEMTDQTTNIPDPNDRATIESGRSFELRIRDRERKLLAKIEQAIVRLDEGEYGICDGCGEEIGLKRLEARPVTTYCIDCKTLQETKEKSQGK, from the coding sequence ATGAACAAGGAGCAATTGGATAAATTTCGTTCTCAACTGCTGCAGAAAAGAGATGAAATTCTTGCGGAAGCCGGAAAAACCCTCTCTGAAATGACGGACCAGACAACGAATATACCGGATCCCAATGATAGAGCAACGATTGAATCGGGAAGAAGTTTTGAGCTGAGAATCAGGGATCGGGAACGTAAACTGCTAGCCAAGATTGAACAGGCAATTGTTCGTTTGGACGAAGGTGAATATGGAATCTGTGATGGTTGTGGTGAGGAAATAGGCTTGAAGAGGCTCGAGGCCAGGCCTGTGACAACCTACTGTATTGATTGTAAGACACTCCAGGAAACAAAAGAAAAGTCCCAGGGGAAATAA
- the moaC gene encoding cyclic pyranopterin monophosphate synthase MoaC produces MTDQDKGSFTHFDESGNAHMVDVGSKKETERVAYAAGNIRMSKKAYELVRSGSVKKGDVLGISRVAGVMAAKKVDELIPLAHPLMISKANIDFEFNDDDYSINIYATVGITGKTGVEMEALTAVSISALTIYDMCKAVDKSMVISEIRLLKKTGGKSGTYIRD; encoded by the coding sequence ATGACTGATCAGGATAAAGGTTCATTTACCCATTTTGATGAGAGTGGAAATGCCCATATGGTTGATGTCGGCTCAAAAAAGGAAACCGAGCGAGTTGCTTATGCGGCGGGCAATATTCGCATGTCGAAAAAGGCGTATGAGTTAGTCAGGAGTGGGTCGGTAAAAAAAGGGGATGTTCTTGGAATCAGTCGGGTTGCTGGAGTTATGGCCGCCAAAAAAGTAGATGAGCTTATTCCCCTTGCCCATCCATTGATGATCAGCAAGGCTAATATTGATTTTGAGTTCAATGATGATGATTATTCCATTAATATATATGCGACTGTTGGGATAACCGGGAAAACAGGAGTTGAAATGGAAGCGTTGACGGCGGTTTCAATATCTGCTCTGACAATCTATGATATGTGTAAGGCTGTCGACAAATCAATGGTTATCAGTGAAATACGTCTTTTGAAAAAGACGGGTGGGAAAAGTGGAACATATATTCGGGACTGA
- the dnaJ gene encoding molecular chaperone DnaJ, translated as MSIDYYETLSISRSADGREIKKAYRKLAMKYHPDRNPGDKEAEEKFKLCTEAYEVLSDEKKRQIYDTYGHDGLKNSGYSGPTSADDIFSSFGDIFSDLFGFGTGNRSRNRRDGPVAGNDLRYDVEISFMEAVHGVAKEVELTRRDTCWTCEGSGSRPGHKNKVCPSCNGRGQVVRSQGFFQVSSTCPHCHGEGEIITDPCTDCNGSGLVEKTKKVVLKIPAGVDTGARMRLRGEGEGGRKGGGAGDLYVVVHVEEHEFFKRDGNTIYCRLPVSMVTAALGGSVDVPTIYGKKNLDIPAGSQSGEIFTLRKEGVQNLRGGGRGDMIVELQVLTPTNLCEEQKKMLREFDGLCREHGQHKEQDGFFKRLFNEVLGKN; from the coding sequence ATGAGTATTGATTATTACGAAACATTGTCAATCAGCAGAAGTGCAGATGGCAGGGAAATTAAAAAGGCGTATCGTAAACTCGCCATGAAATATCATCCTGACCGTAATCCTGGTGACAAAGAAGCCGAGGAGAAATTCAAACTCTGCACGGAAGCCTATGAAGTTCTCAGTGATGAGAAAAAGAGACAGATATATGATACTTATGGACACGACGGCTTAAAAAACAGTGGCTACAGCGGTCCCACAAGTGCGGATGATATTTTCTCAAGTTTTGGGGATATCTTCAGTGACCTTTTTGGCTTTGGCACTGGCAACCGTTCCCGCAACCGCAGAGATGGTCCTGTTGCGGGGAATGATCTTCGTTATGATGTGGAGATCAGCTTTATGGAAGCAGTTCACGGTGTTGCAAAGGAGGTGGAGCTGACTCGGCGTGACACATGTTGGACGTGTGAGGGAAGTGGCAGCAGACCTGGTCATAAAAACAAGGTCTGTCCCAGCTGCAATGGCCGAGGACAGGTAGTGCGGTCACAGGGATTTTTTCAAGTGAGTTCAACCTGTCCCCATTGCCATGGTGAGGGGGAAATTATTACTGATCCCTGCACTGACTGCAATGGAAGCGGGCTGGTTGAAAAAACAAAAAAGGTCGTTTTAAAAATTCCTGCCGGAGTTGATACCGGTGCGAGAATGCGCCTTCGGGGTGAAGGAGAAGGCGGCAGAAAAGGTGGCGGGGCTGGAGACCTGTATGTGGTAGTTCATGTTGAAGAGCATGAGTTCTTTAAACGGGATGGTAATACAATCTATTGTCGATTACCGGTTTCCATGGTTACTGCAGCTTTAGGTGGTTCCGTTGATGTACCGACAATTTATGGCAAAAAGAATCTTGATATTCCCGCCGGAAGTCAGTCTGGTGAAATTTTCACGCTGAGAAAGGAAGGTGTGCAGAATTTACGGGGAGGTGGAAGAGGCGATATGATTGTTGAACTGCAGGTTCTCACTCCGACAAACCTCTGCGAAGAACAGAAAAAAATGCTGCGGGAATTTGATGGTCTTTGTCGGGAACATGGCCAGCATAAAGAGCAGGATGGCTTTTTCAAGAGACTTTTCAATGAAGTCCTCGGGAAAAATTAA
- the rpoZ gene encoding DNA-directed RNA polymerase subunit omega, giving the protein MARITCEDCLAQIGDDNRFNLIHLTVKRVKQHRQGEPFLVEGKNKEIVMTLREIAAGKVTFENIDILPDLMDGGDSGAVEGDVKEVDTVPA; this is encoded by the coding sequence ATGGCTAGAATTACTTGTGAAGATTGTCTGGCACAGATTGGAGATGACAACAGATTTAACCTGATTCATCTTACGGTGAAACGTGTCAAGCAGCATCGTCAGGGAGAACCGTTTCTCGTGGAAGGGAAGAACAAGGAAATTGTAATGACTCTTCGTGAAATTGCTGCGGGAAAAGTGACTTTTGAGAACATTGACATCCTGCCTGATTTGATGGATGGAGGTGATTCCGGGGCAGTGGAAGGTGATGTCAAAGAGGTTGATACAGTTCCTGCATGA
- a CDS encoding adenylosuccinate synthase produces MSSVVVVGTQWGDEGKGKIVDLLTRYADFVVRFQGGNNAGHTLVVEGKKFVFHIIPSGILYEEKKCMIGNGVIIDPRVLLEEIDGLREQGLPVTPERLMISKRAHLIMPYHSRLDQAKEAALAKNDKIGTTGRGIGPCYIDKVGRTGIKAGDLLDDSLFREKLASAVDEKNFLLTRKYNAPAVVFEEIYEQFQEYRGKLAPFLGNVSVELDKARKNDKNILFEGAQGTQLDIDHGTYPFVTSSNTIAGNACNGSGFGPAHIDAVVGILKAYTTRVGAGPFPTELFDETGERLQEKGHEFGATTGRRRRCGWLDGVVAGDAARLNGLTGLAITKLDVLSGFESLKVATSYELDGRIIEAMPSNINEAAAVKPVYESLQGWKDDIDHVREFDELPVQAKDYIKYIEDMTGVQTDMVSVGPDRAETLLLRNPFETKRN; encoded by the coding sequence ATGTCCAGTGTGGTTGTTGTGGGAACCCAATGGGGAGATGAAGGGAAAGGGAAAATAGTCGATTTATTAACGCGTTATGCTGATTTCGTTGTTCGTTTTCAGGGTGGTAATAATGCAGGGCACACACTGGTTGTGGAAGGGAAGAAATTCGTTTTTCATATCATTCCCTCCGGAATTCTGTATGAAGAAAAAAAGTGCATGATCGGTAATGGAGTAATTATTGATCCTCGAGTCCTGCTTGAGGAAATAGATGGTCTTCGGGAGCAGGGGCTGCCGGTAACTCCTGAGAGGTTGATGATCAGTAAGAGGGCCCATCTCATAATGCCTTATCATTCCCGCCTTGATCAGGCTAAAGAAGCCGCTCTGGCAAAAAATGATAAAATAGGCACTACCGGTCGCGGGATTGGTCCCTGCTATATTGATAAAGTAGGCCGCACGGGTATCAAGGCTGGTGATTTGCTCGATGATTCACTTTTTCGCGAAAAACTGGCGAGTGCAGTGGACGAAAAAAATTTCCTGCTTACTCGTAAATATAATGCCCCTGCCGTCGTTTTTGAAGAAATTTATGAGCAATTTCAGGAATACCGAGGAAAGCTTGCACCTTTTTTGGGTAATGTTTCCGTGGAACTGGACAAGGCTAGAAAGAATGACAAAAATATTCTCTTCGAAGGAGCCCAGGGAACACAGCTGGATATAGATCACGGAACGTATCCTTTTGTGACATCATCAAATACTATTGCCGGAAATGCCTGCAACGGGTCAGGGTTTGGACCGGCGCATATAGATGCAGTGGTCGGAATACTGAAAGCATATACTACCCGGGTTGGAGCAGGACCGTTTCCAACCGAACTGTTTGATGAGACGGGGGAGAGATTGCAGGAAAAAGGTCATGAGTTCGGAGCAACAACTGGTCGTCGGCGCAGATGTGGTTGGCTTGACGGGGTTGTGGCTGGAGATGCCGCTCGACTGAATGGACTTACCGGTCTGGCAATAACAAAACTGGATGTGCTCAGTGGTTTTGAGTCTTTGAAGGTCGCTACGTCTTACGAACTTGACGGCAGGATAATTGAAGCGATGCCTTCAAATATTAATGAAGCTGCGGCCGTTAAGCCTGTGTACGAAAGTCTTCAGGGTTGGAAAGATGACATTGATCATGTCAGAGAATTTGATGAGTTACCTGTTCAGGCAAAGGACTATATCAAATATATTGAAGATATGACAGGAGTGCAAACGGATATGGTTTCTGTTGGCCCGGACAGGGCAGAGACACTGCTTTTACGAAATCCTTTTGAAACAAAGAGAAACTGA
- a CDS encoding twin-arginine translocase TatA/TatE family subunit, producing MFGIGLPEMILILALALIVVGPDKLPDLARSVAKGIMELKKTAEGLKESFNEEGNPLDEIRPDLEEAAQSLKNNLLDPSTYGDDDNHFPGVNPPAEEAATAYKELMKKTDPSQSPTTENEDSETNSSEPEQPVIDIQVTKENAAKEDVLKKQKNVNE from the coding sequence ATGTTTGGTATTGGTCTGCCCGAAATGATCCTTATATTGGCTCTGGCCCTGATAGTTGTCGGGCCGGACAAACTGCCGGACCTTGCCAGATCCGTTGCAAAGGGTATCATGGAGTTGAAAAAAACTGCGGAAGGATTAAAAGAATCTTTCAACGAAGAAGGCAATCCCCTTGACGAAATTCGGCCTGATCTGGAGGAAGCTGCGCAGTCATTGAAAAATAATCTCCTTGACCCCTCGACTTATGGCGATGATGACAATCATTTTCCCGGAGTCAATCCACCTGCCGAAGAGGCTGCCACAGCTTATAAGGAGCTGATGAAAAAAACTGATCCATCACAATCACCAACCACTGAAAACGAAGACAGTGAAACAAACAGCAGTGAACCCGAACAACCAGTTATTGACATTCAGGTGACAAAAGAAAATGCAGCGAAAGAAGATGTTTTGAAGAAACAGAAGAATGTGAATGAGTAA
- the tatC gene encoding twin-arginine translocase subunit TatC gives MSKYNLHNTIPILERSLEVFRPHHQELRSRLIKIFIAIICCTVIAYIFAEQIATLFISPLFDASPRAFKLVYTNLPEAFLAYIKLALLIGVIASLPYVLYQVWIFVSPGLKSNEKKFAVIVVFWAGLLFMIGGCFAFFIVLPKMLSYFMSYSTENLLPLPKLGKYLTFVARTILTFGLAFQIPFLMVMAGKTGLVKAGYFRKKRIYFYAAIIFLSFLLTAGDFMATALLALPLFLLYEAGIFLSLLFRKKS, from the coding sequence ATGAGTAAATACAATCTCCACAACACTATCCCGATTCTGGAACGCAGTCTCGAAGTATTTCGCCCCCATCACCAGGAACTCCGGTCCCGGCTCATAAAAATCTTTATCGCCATTATATGCTGTACCGTAATCGCCTATATTTTTGCAGAACAGATTGCCACACTTTTTATTTCCCCACTTTTTGATGCCAGTCCACGAGCCTTCAAGCTTGTCTATACAAACCTGCCTGAAGCTTTCCTCGCTTATATAAAACTGGCCCTACTGATAGGAGTCATTGCCAGCCTGCCATATGTCCTCTACCAAGTGTGGATCTTTGTCTCTCCAGGATTGAAAAGTAACGAAAAGAAATTCGCCGTCATTGTTGTATTCTGGGCGGGGCTCCTCTTTATGATTGGTGGGTGTTTTGCTTTTTTTATTGTACTCCCGAAAATGCTCTCTTATTTTATGAGTTACAGCACGGAAAACTTACTGCCACTGCCTAAACTCGGTAAATACCTGACATTTGTTGCCCGAACAATACTTACTTTCGGCCTTGCATTTCAGATCCCGTTTCTGATGGTAATGGCCGGAAAAACCGGTCTTGTCAAAGCCGGTTATTTCAGGAAAAAACGCATCTATTTTTACGCGGCAATCATCTTTCTTTCCTTTCTTCTGACAGCAGGGGATTTTATGGCAACTGCCCTCCTTGCCCTGCCGCTTTTTCTCCTTTATGAGGCTGGAATTTTTTTATCTCTTCTGTTCCGGAAGAAATCCTGA